In Limosilactobacillus sp. WILCCON 0051, a single window of DNA contains:
- a CDS encoding pyridoxal phosphate-dependent aminotransferase: protein MEISERVSNIQPSATLALSGKAKAMKAQGIDVLNLSIGQPDFNTPKHIGQAAIKAIESGKVDFYTAAAGIEPLRKAIADKENADHGTDFTADNVVVMNGAKMTLYALGQALFDEGDEVLIPLPYWVTYGEQVKLAGAKPVFVKPAAGRLTVVPEELEAARTPKTKAMILNTPNNPSGAVYTREQLQAIGDWAVEHDIIVIADDIYGKLVYNGTKFVSLLDLSPAIRKQTILVNGMSKTYSMTGWRVGYAIADEQVVKGLKTFLSHAAGNMAAVSQYAALAAVTGDQACVEEMRATYEERINTLYPLLNEIPGFKLDVKPAGAFYAFPDVSEAVKLTGFASTDEFVNALLDEAHVAVVPGAAFGMDDHVRISYATSMDVLKEAVQRIQAFMADHQK, encoded by the coding sequence GTGGAAATTTCAGAACGCGTAAGCAACATTCAACCCTCAGCAACGCTGGCTTTGTCTGGCAAGGCCAAGGCAATGAAGGCGCAAGGCATTGACGTCTTGAACCTTTCAATCGGTCAGCCAGATTTCAATACGCCTAAGCACATCGGACAGGCTGCGATTAAGGCAATTGAGTCTGGCAAGGTTGATTTTTACACCGCGGCAGCCGGCATTGAGCCGTTAAGAAAAGCAATCGCCGATAAAGAAAACGCCGATCATGGCACAGACTTCACGGCGGATAACGTGGTAGTAATGAATGGTGCTAAAATGACGCTGTACGCCCTGGGACAAGCACTGTTTGATGAAGGCGACGAGGTCTTGATTCCTTTGCCATACTGGGTAACCTATGGCGAACAGGTTAAGCTGGCCGGTGCCAAGCCAGTCTTTGTAAAACCGGCAGCTGGTCGCCTGACCGTTGTTCCTGAAGAATTAGAAGCCGCGCGAACGCCTAAGACGAAGGCCATGATCTTAAACACGCCTAACAATCCATCTGGTGCCGTCTACACGCGCGAACAATTGCAGGCGATTGGCGACTGGGCCGTTGAGCATGATATTATCGTGATTGCTGACGATATCTATGGCAAGCTGGTCTATAACGGGACCAAGTTTGTCTCGCTGCTGGACCTGTCACCAGCGATCCGTAAGCAGACGATTCTGGTTAATGGGATGTCTAAGACCTACTCGATGACCGGCTGGCGCGTTGGCTATGCCATTGCTGACGAACAGGTAGTCAAGGGTCTGAAGACGTTCTTGAGTCATGCAGCCGGCAACATGGCAGCCGTCAGTCAATATGCCGCTTTGGCAGCTGTTACCGGTGATCAGGCCTGTGTTGAAGAAATGCGCGCTACCTATGAGGAACGCATCAACACGCTTTATCCGTTATTAAACGAGATTCCAGGCTTTAAGCTGGATGTAAAGCCGGCCGGAGCTTTCTATGCCTTCCCTGACGTCAGCGAAGCCGTTAAGCTGACCGGTTTTGCCTCGACTGATGAGTTTGTCAACGCGCTGCTCGATGAGGCTCACGTGGCAGTCGTTCCGGGCGCGGCCTTTGGAATGGATGATCATGTACGGATCAGCTATGCAACCAGCATGGATGTCTTAAAAGAAGCGGTTCAACGAATTCAAGCCTTTATGGCAGACCACCAAAAATAA